The Thermodesulfovibrionales bacterium genomic interval CCGAGGCTGAATTTACAGCAATGGTAACAGACAGGGAGTTGTAAGATATGGTAGAGATACATCCAACAGCTATTGTCTCAAAGGATGCAGTTTTAGAAGATGGTGTTATCATAGGTCCTTATTGCATCGTAAATGGTACTGTCCATATCGGCTCAGGGACAAAACTTCTCAGTCATGTAATTATTGAAGGGAAAGTAACAATTGGTTCAAACTGTACGATCTATCCATTTACTACCATTGGCCTTCCACCACAGGACCTAAAATATAAGGGAGAGGAAACAGGAGTTCGTATAGGCAATAACAATATGATACGTGAAAGTGTAACCATTCACAGGGCATCTGTTGGAGGAGATGGCTGGACAGATATAGGAGATAAAAATTTTCTCATGGCCTATGTCCATATAGCCCATGACTGTAAAATCGGAAGCAATATTATAATGGCTAATGCTGCAACCCTTGCAGGACATGTAAAGGTTTATGATTATGCGGTAATAGGAGGACTTGTCGCAGTCCATCAACATACAAGGATCGGTTCCTATGCAATGGTAGGTGGTTTCAGTGGAGTTGGTCAAGACATTCCTCCCTATATGATGGCAGCAGGTGCAAGGGCTGAGCTCCACGGGCTCAACACCGTGGGCCTTAAAAGACATGGATTTTCAGAGGAGACAATTTCTGAACTGAAAAAGGCATACAAGATACTTTTCAGAGAAAAATTAACGCTGAGTGATGCTATAAAAAAGGTCCTTGAGACCCTTCCTTACACAGATGAGATTAAGACCCTGATAGAGTTTATTAAGGAAAACAAAAGAGGGATATGCAGATAATCCAATAATAGCAATGAAAAAAATAGGATTAATAGCAGGTTCGGGTGAATTGCCCTGTTTGATTGCTGAAGAGGCAAAAAAGCAGGGCTACAGTGTATTTACCGTTGCTTTAAAAGAACTGGCTTCCCATGATATAGCGCGATGTACTGATGAAATAGAATGGATTAGTGTTGGTAAGCTTGGCTCCATTATTGATAGCCTCAAGAAAGCCAGTGTTAAAGAAGCTGTAATGGCTGGAAAGGCACCAAAAGAACTTCTCTACAAAAGTCCTGTAATCCCTGACCTGAGGGCAATAAAACTTCTCATGAGCCTTAAAGATAGAAAAGACGATACAATAATGCTTGCCATAGTTGAAGAACTAAAAAAGGAAGGAATTCATATACTTAATACCACAGATTTTGCCCGCTCCCTTCTTATAAAAGAAGGCATCCTAACTAAGAGGAAACCTTCAAAGGTCCAGATGGCAGATGTAGAATTCGGGTACAGAATAGCAAAGGAAATCGGAAGACTTGATATAGGCCAGACAGTGGTTATTAAGGACAGGGCTGTAATGGCTGTAGAGGCAATAGAAGGAACAGACAGGGCAATTAAAAGAGGCGGGGAACTCGCTGGTGGAGGAGCTGTTGTTGTTAAGGTAAGTAAACCCCAGCAGGACCTGAGATTTGATGTGCCTGTGGCTGGTCTTCATACCATAAGGTCAATGAAAGAATCGGGATGTACTGTGCTTGCCCTTGAGGCTGAAAGATGTCTTTTCATACAGAAGGAAGAGGCTGTAAAAGAAGCAGACAATGAAGGTATGATTATACTAGGTTATAAAGAATCCTGAAGAATCAGTCCCTACCACAAGCAGGACAGGAAGGATCCTTTCTAATCTTAAACAGT includes:
- the lpxA gene encoding acyl-ACP--UDP-N-acetylglucosamine O-acyltransferase gives rise to the protein MVEIHPTAIVSKDAVLEDGVIIGPYCIVNGTVHIGSGTKLLSHVIIEGKVTIGSNCTIYPFTTIGLPPQDLKYKGEETGVRIGNNNMIRESVTIHRASVGGDGWTDIGDKNFLMAYVHIAHDCKIGSNIIMANAATLAGHVKVYDYAVIGGLVAVHQHTRIGSYAMVGGFSGVGQDIPPYMMAAGARAELHGLNTVGLKRHGFSEETISELKKAYKILFREKLTLSDAIKKVLETLPYTDEIKTLIEFIKENKRGICR
- the lpxI gene encoding UDP-2,3-diacylglucosamine diphosphatase LpxI (LpxI, functionally equivalent to LpxH, replaces it in LPS biosynthesis in a minority of bacteria.), translating into MKKIGLIAGSGELPCLIAEEAKKQGYSVFTVALKELASHDIARCTDEIEWISVGKLGSIIDSLKKASVKEAVMAGKAPKELLYKSPVIPDLRAIKLLMSLKDRKDDTIMLAIVEELKKEGIHILNTTDFARSLLIKEGILTKRKPSKVQMADVEFGYRIAKEIGRLDIGQTVVIKDRAVMAVEAIEGTDRAIKRGGELAGGGAVVVKVSKPQQDLRFDVPVAGLHTIRSMKESGCTVLALEAERCLFIQKEEAVKEADNEGMIILGYKES